GCACGGGGTCATCACATCAGCGCGTGGTGGGTGACGTCAAGGCGTCGAGATGTCGGCGGTGAACTCGTCAACATGTCCCTCGGTAGACCATCACGGAAAAATGCGCTACATTTTTTAACACTTATGAATTACTGGGCGGCCGACTGCTTCGAGCGCGAGGCCCCAATACCCCGCGCGGACTTGCGACGCCGCCATGAGCTGGAGGCTCAGAGCAACCGCTTGTGTGTAGCCCCAGCAAAGAAACGCAGATGGCTCGCCGAGTGGCAATCAATCTCGAAATCACGGCACTGATGGCCGAACGCCAGCATGCAGCAAACAGTCTTTAAGGATAAAAGTGAAAGCAACAGAAGCGAACCTGCTCAAATTCCTCAGGAAGTCTCCTCAGTTCGTCATTCCAATCTACCAGCGCAACTACTCGTGGACTGCGGGACAGTGCCGCCAGCTGTGGGCCGACCTGATGCGTGCGGGCCGCGATCAGAAGGTTCAAGCGCACTTCATCGGCTCCATCGTCTACGTTGAGCGTGGCCTGTCGTCGGTCACAAGCCAAGAAGCTCTGTTGGTCATTGATGGCCAGCAGCGCTTGACCACCAGCACCTTGCTAATTGCGGCGCTGGCAAAGCACTTCGAGGAACAAGGGCTGGGCGAGCTGTTGGAAGCCTTCTCGAACAAGAAGCTCCGAAATTACTACCTGCTGAACCCGGACGAAGATGGCGAACGCCACTTCAAGCTGATCCTGTCTGAGACCGACAAGGACACGATGCTGGCGATCCTGCAAAACACACCCATGCCCGCAGAGGCTAGCAGCCGCATCACGGAAAACTATGCCTTATTCCAAGAGCTGATCAGCGCCAACCAAGCTGAGCTAGAAGCGATCTGCCAAGGCCTTGCCAAGCTGGTGATCGTGGATGTGTCGCTCGACCGTGCCCAAGACAACCCGCAGCTGATCTTTGAAAGCATGAACTCCACCGGGCTGGAACTCAGCCAGGCGGACCTCATACGCAACTTCATCTTGATGGGCCTTGAGCCCAAGCTACAGACCGAGCTGTACAAGACCTACTGGCGCCCCATGGAACGGGCATTTGGCCAAGCGGCTTATGTGGTGCACTTCGATGCCTTCATGCGCCATTACTTGACGGCCAAGACTGGCGAGATTCCGAACGTGCGCGAGGTCTACGTTGCGTTCAAAAGTTTTGCACGTGGGCTCAAAGGCGACACGAGCGACTTGGTGGCCGACATTCACGCCTATGCGTCTTACTACTGCGCCATGGCATTGGGCACAGAAAGCGATGCCGCGCTCAAACAGGCCTTCCATGATTTGCGCGAGCTGAAAGTGGATGTTGCCTACCCTTTCTTGCTCGACGTCTATCACGACTATAAACAAGGGCGCCTGACCAGTGCAGAGGTGCTGCGCATCGTGCGATTGGTGGAGAGCTATGTGTTCCGCCGCGCTATCTGTGCCATTCCAACCAACTCGCTGAACAAAACGTTCGCTGGCATCAGCCGCACGCTCAAGAAGGACCGATACCTTGAGAGCGTGCAGGCAGCATTCCTTATGCTGCCCTCATACCGACGCTTCCCCAGCGATGATGAGTTTCAGCGCGACGTGAAGATGCGCGACCTCTATAACTTCCGCAGCCGCAGCTACTGGCTGCGCCGCCTTGAAAACCATAGGCGCAAAGAGCGGGTGATGGTGGAGGACTACACCATTGAACACATCCTGCCGCAAAACGAAGCCCTGTCAAAGGAATGGCAAACCGAGCTGGGCACCGACTGGCAGCGCATCCAGCAAGACTGGCTGCACACATTGGGCAACCTGACGCTGACCGGCTACAACAGCGAATACAGCGATCGCCCTTTTGCCTACAAGCGCGACCAAGTCACCGACGCAGACGGCAACCCCGTTGGCTTCGCCCACAGCCCACTCAAGCTGAACCTGGGGCTTGGCAAAGTCAGCCAGTGGAACGAAGAGGCCATCAAAGATCGTGCCGCCCGACTGGCCGCAGACGCAGCCAAGGTATGGGGAGCCCCTCAACTGACAGACGACGTGCTGGATGCCTACAGTCCCGCCGCAGCCAAACTCGGCCAGCAATACTGCATAGCAGACCATGCGCATCTGGTGGCCGGGCCGATGCGCGAGCTGTTCGAAGCCTTGCGCAAGTCGATCCTGGCACTTGATCCGTGCGTCAGCGAAGAGTTCTTGAAGTTGTACGTCGCCTACAAAGCCGAAACAAATTTTGTGGATGTGGTGCCGCAAGCCAAGCGCCTACTCCTAGTGCTCAATCTGAGCGTTGACGACATTGAAGACCCAAAGGGCCTGTGCCGCGACGTTTCCAACATCGGCCGATGGGGCAATGGGGATGTGGAGATCGGCCTAAGCACTGCTGATGAACTGCCCTACGTGATGGGCTTGATACGCCAGTCATTCGACCGCCAGATGGGCGGCCCTCAAGACGCCTGAGTCCTCACAGAACCAAGTATCCAAAGACGCACGCATGATCATCCAGAAATCGAAGCACATTCGCCAAAAGCATAAAGCGCAGACCTTATCGACGACGAGATCGCCAAGCTCAAGGCCATGTTTCCTGAGTTGGTGACACTCGGCGAGAAGGCCGAGGCCTAGGGCCTGAATCCTCGAGCTGTCAATACAAGCTTCCGGTGGGTTCGAACGACCGCTGTGATCAGGTTGGCTGGAGACATGGTCGCGAAGAATAAGCCCGTGGAGCGCGCAACCAGCCGGTGCGCGCTCCAGGCATCGACGATCAGGCGATGTCGAACCGATCCAGTTCCATCACCTTGACCCAAGCCGCCACGAAGTCATCCACGAACTTCGCCTGGCTGTCCGCACTGCCGTAGACCTCGGCGATCGCACGCAGTTGCGCGTTCGATCCGAACACGAGGTCGGCGCGCGTGCCGGTCCACTTCAGTTCGCCGCTCTTGCGGTCGCGGCCTTCGAACTGCTCGCCGGCGCCGTTGACCGAGGTCCATGCCGTGCCCATGTCGAGCAGGTTGACGAAGAAGTCGTTGCTCAGCGTGCCCGGCGTCTGCGTGAAGACGCCGTGTTGGCGCTGCGCGGTGTTCGCGCCCAGCACGCGCAGGCCGCCGACCAGCACGGTCATCTCGGGCGCGGTGAGCGTCAGCAGTTGCGCCTTGTCGATGAGCAGCGCTTCGGCGGGCACGGCGAACTGCGCCTTGGTGTAGTTACGGAAGCCATCGGCGACCGGCTCCAGCGGCGCGAAGGAATGCACGTCGGTCTGTTCCTGCGATGCGTCGGCGCGGCCCGGGGTGAAGGGCACCTTGACGTCGCGGCCGCCGTCGCGGGCGGCCTGTTCGACGGCGGCACCGCCGGCCAGCACGATGAGATCGGCGAGCGAGATCTTCTTGCCACCGGTCTGCGCCGCGTTGAACTCGGCCTGTA
The sequence above is drawn from the Variovorax sp. J2L1-78 genome and encodes:
- a CDS encoding GmrSD restriction endonuclease domain-containing protein, with the translated sequence MKATEANLLKFLRKSPQFVIPIYQRNYSWTAGQCRQLWADLMRAGRDQKVQAHFIGSIVYVERGLSSVTSQEALLVIDGQQRLTTSTLLIAALAKHFEEQGLGELLEAFSNKKLRNYYLLNPDEDGERHFKLILSETDKDTMLAILQNTPMPAEASSRITENYALFQELISANQAELEAICQGLAKLVIVDVSLDRAQDNPQLIFESMNSTGLELSQADLIRNFILMGLEPKLQTELYKTYWRPMERAFGQAAYVVHFDAFMRHYLTAKTGEIPNVREVYVAFKSFARGLKGDTSDLVADIHAYASYYCAMALGTESDAALKQAFHDLRELKVDVAYPFLLDVYHDYKQGRLTSAEVLRIVRLVESYVFRRAICAIPTNSLNKTFAGISRTLKKDRYLESVQAAFLMLPSYRRFPSDDEFQRDVKMRDLYNFRSRSYWLRRLENHRRKERVMVEDYTIEHILPQNEALSKEWQTELGTDWQRIQQDWLHTLGNLTLTGYNSEYSDRPFAYKRDQVTDADGNPVGFAHSPLKLNLGLGKVSQWNEEAIKDRAARLAADAAKVWGAPQLTDDVLDAYSPAAAKLGQQYCIADHAHLVAGPMRELFEALRKSILALDPCVSEEFLKLYVAYKAETNFVDVVPQAKRLLLVLNLSVDDIEDPKGLCRDVSNIGRWGNGDVEIGLSTADELPYVMGLIRQSFDRQMGGPQDA